CCTCTCCGCCCGCAACCTCCGCAAGGGCCGCACCGGCGTGATCGCGCTCGCCGTCCCCGAGCTGGACATCCCGTACTTCGCCGAGCTGGCCCGGCACGTGGTCGCCGCGGCTGCCGCGCACGGCTGGACGGTCCTGATCGACCAGACCGGCGGCGGCTCCGAGCAGGAGCGCAAGGCCGCCTCCGGGATCGGCGACCACATGATCGACGGTCTGATCCTCAGCCCGCTGGCGCTCAGCGCCGACGACCTGGCCGGCCTCGACGGCCTGCCCATGGTGCTGCTCGGGGAGCGGGTCGACCACGGCCCGGCCGACCACGTGGTGATCGACAACGTGGCCGCCGCCCGCGAGGTCACCACCCATCTGGTGGGGCTCGGCCGCCGCCGGATCGCCGCCATCGGCTCGCAGCGCACCCCGGAGGGGGCCAGCGCCCGGCTCCGCCTGGCCGGCTACACCGCCGCCCTGGCCGAGGCCGGCATCGGGTACGACGAGAAGCTCGTCGCCCCCGCGCCGGCCTGGCACCGCGCGGACGGCGCGGCCGCCATCCGCGACCTGCTCGCCGCCGGCGTACGCCCCGACGCGGTCTTCTGCTTCAACGACACCCTCGCCCTCGGTGCCCTGCGCGCCCTGCACGAGGCCGGCCTGCGGGTGCCCGAGGACGTCGCGGTGGCCGGCTTCGACGACATCGAGGACGGCCGCTTCTCCGTCCCCACCCTCACCACCGTCTCCCCCGACAAGGAGCGGATCGCCAAGCTGGCCGTGGAA
This genomic interval from Micromonospora sp. CCTCC AA 2012012 contains the following:
- a CDS encoding LacI family DNA-binding transcriptional regulator, whose protein sequence is MRHRLKDVAERAGVSVKTVSNVVNGYLHVRPDTRARVEEAIAELNYRPNLSARNLRKGRTGVIALAVPELDIPYFAELARHVVAAAAAHGWTVLIDQTGGGSEQERKAASGIGDHMIDGLILSPLALSADDLAGLDGLPMVLLGERVDHGPADHVVIDNVAAAREVTTHLVGLGRRRIAAIGSQRTPEGASARLRLAGYTAALAEAGIGYDEKLVAPAPAWHRADGAAAIRDLLAAGVRPDAVFCFNDTLALGALRALHEAGLRVPEDVAVAGFDDIEDGRFSVPTLTTVSPDKERIAKLAVELLANRIDGDRDAPPRELTAPHHLALRESTTP